One part of the Andrena cerasifolii isolate SP2316 chromosome 4, iyAndCera1_principal, whole genome shotgun sequence genome encodes these proteins:
- the LOC143368543 gene encoding uncharacterized protein LOC143368543 isoform X1: MKNPRILACTLLLLLPLVLGLTLQEDDLVFDDVGEDSTSTAATVISRRFDDRRTSWHEQQWPHDVTKQQVERLWGVPDVVVPVGHVLKLRIPRQAFTGPVDYYEVLDANGSQLQRWLYWDDAASTLMGVPSKKDVGSHHLSVKAIGKHGDAAKDLFIVQVVPEKHEELKHRDGKTHCNEGEDQTLLTILLDARFDNLSPSIRVNIIDNLAGFLGLHVSAFSLHPQTGNENSNADSSVILSGPGNARHREKKHITVVQWQVGCDGHLWRHQTDLVKRLRDQAKDGTLAEVMQLPVLLWRVKTESSSLLRSRREVGSGDYSNPEDYGGYGEEYDEYEDEENEEDGEDSQVQPTFMPDTNSPRGNIASEHPHRHHHGEESIDWNTEETEDVIPVLNRTTTDTSSVTTTTELTSPSSTTPSTTTTTQPTTPTTPTSTTTTTTQLPPSAATSTTTSTTTTTTIADTTTTTTTAASVPSTTVAQSTASARPDIIEEPTESPRRTENELINATTATSPDTTAITILPSVIVPHSSTAAAPTTVVERTETEVNGGTVNVTTEEPTEQSSVTSTKQPNTLVPPTIAANTTDGTTTTNTLPPTFTMNTTTSPITSTTPVRPTSTTTTTTTTTTMVPTTTTTTTTTTTTTTAAPTTTSSTTEPPRFTTETVEYGARNFPPRQDRRLKKIPVTAGKPLSYVVPANTFSDLEDGDTRSLRLSLYLQGTPLKSTHWLQFNQHTQEVYGLPLENDISTWTYELVAADSEGMNVTDRLDIHVQQHKLSRSVNHEFSIYLRIDKRSEFPTDVDWELKVIRGIAELYGDSDTRHITVRSVDIDRERDQAIFTWTNDSLPRSSECPKEYINDLFDALIDKNGDPSSSLMEVLLPEIRVKRVVRQGIGQCEDINRSEVQKVSTQEPKSNSPPIPRNQVDLINATVGQLLVFKVPEDTFYDVEDGSARNMRMFLKTMKREPIPPHEWLQFDTKNQEFYGVPMVSDIGRKEYQLETYDKNNASATDSLVVVVHAAPLMHHTVEFSMTLDIPYESFAHSALQKRNFIEKLKELYEDKDTSAISLYSITNGSTVITWHNRTLPTIYCAHEEVSRLRSVLVKSDNDRRSVTDKVLDIMGPEFAVLQITVIPMGICLGELTNVHQPDNYVPPVDDSTAVGAFHDDYLITFVLPAIIIAAMLILAGIIACVLYRRRRSGKMSVSEQDDERQSFRSKGIPVIFQDELDEKPDPGNKSPVILKEEKPPLPPPEYQKAEDGADVPMLPKENSEEPYQPPPPFATNRETNRQNRPKPTPTYRKPPPYVPP, from the exons ATGAAGAATCCTCGCATCCTCGCGTGCaccctgctgctgctgctgcctcTGGTGCTGGGCCTGACCCTGCAGGAGGACGACCTGGTCTTCGACGATGTGGGCGAGGACAGCACCAGCACCGCAGCCACCGTGATCAGCCGCCGCTTCGACGACCGGAGGACCAGCTGGCACGAGCAACAATGGCCGCACGACGTGACCAAGCAGCAGGTCGAGAGGCTGTGGGGCGTACCCGACGTAGTCGTCCCCGTCGGCCACGTGCTCAAGCTCCGGATCCCACGGCAAGCGTTCACCGGGCCCGTGGATTACTACGAG gtGCTGGACGCGAACGGAAGCCAGCTGCAACGATGGCTGTACTGGGACGACGCAGCGTCTACCCTGATGGGTGTACCCTCGAAGAAGGACGTGGGTAGTCATCATCTGAGCGTGAAAGCCATCGGGAAGCACGGCGACGCAGCCAAGGATCTATTCATCGTGCAGGTCGTCCCGGAGAAGCACGAGGAACTGAAGCACAGGGATGGAAAG ACGCACTGCAACGAAGGCGAGGACCAGACGCTGCTGACCATACTGCTGGACGCGAGGTTCGACAACCTCTCGCCGTCCATCCGAGTCAATATCATCGACAATCTCGCTGGCTTCCTGGGACTGCACGTG AGCGCGTTCTCGTTGCACCCGCAAACCGGTAACGAGAACTCCAATGCGGACTCGTCGGTGATCCTCAGCGGACCTGGGAACGCGAGacaccgcgagaagaagcataTCACCGTGGTCCAGTGGCAG GTGGGCTGCGACGGCCACTTATGGAGGCATCAGACGGATCTGGTGAAACGGCTGCGAGACCAAGCGAAGGACGGCACTCTGGCCGAGGTGATGCAGCTTCCGGTTCTCCTCTGGCGCGTAAAGACAGAGTCGAGCTCCTTACTGAGGAGTCGGAGGGAAGTCGGCTCCGGGGACTACAGTAATCCGGAAGATTACGGTGGCTACGGCGAGGAGTacgacgagtacgaggacgaggagaacGAGGAGGATGGCGAGGACTCGCAAGTGCAGCCGACATTCATGCCGGATACGAACTCTCCTAGAGGTAACATCGCCTCGGAGCATCCTCACAGGCATCACCATGGGGAGGAATCTATCGATTGGAAC ACCGAGGAGACCGAGGACGTAATCCCAGTCCTGAACAGAACGACCACGGACACATCCTCCGTC ACAACAACCACTGAACTTACATCACCATCATCAACAACCCCATCAACAACCACCACCACCCAGCCGACCACCCCAACTACACCAACTTCAACTACAACTACAACAACCCAACTACCGCCGTCAGCGGCCACTAGTACCACTACTAGCACAACAACGACCACGACAATAGCCgatacaacaacaacaacaacaacagcagctaGCGTACCGAGCACCACCGTTGCCCAGTCGACAGCGTCAGCGAGGCCGGACATCATCGAAGAGCCGACGGAGAGCCCTAGGCGCACGGAAAACGAGCTTATAAACGCCACGACGGCCACTAGTCCAGACACCACCGCCATCACCATCCTTCCTTCGGTAATCGTTCCTCATTCTAGCACGGCTGCAGCCCCGACGACCGTCGTCGAGAGGACGGAAACGGAGGTCAACGGTGGTACTGTTAATGTCACCACGGAGGAG CCAACAGAACAGTCGTCAGTGACGTCGACGAAACAGCCCAACACTCTAGTACCCCCCACAATAGCTGCGAACACCACGGACGGTACCACCACCACCAACACTCTGCCACCGACATTCACCATGAACACTACCACGTCACCCATCACATCGACGACACCGGTACGACCAACGTCGACCACCACAACTACCACTACCACCACTACCATGGTCCCAACCACCACCACTACtaccaccaccactaccaccacGACTACTGCCGCTCCGACAACGACCAGCTCTACCACCGAGCCACCCAGATTTACCACGGAAACTGTAGAGTACGGGGCTCGCAACTTCCCACCCAGGCAGGACAGGAGGCTGAAGAAGATACCTGTAACGGCTGGCAAGCCGTTGAGCTACGTCGTCCCGGCCAACACGTTCAGCGACCTAGAGGACGGGGACACCAGGAGTCTCAGGCTGAGCCTGTACCTGCAGGGCACTCCGCTCAAGAGTACCCACTGGCTGCAGTTCAATCAGCACACGCAAGAAGTTTACGGATT GCCACTGGAGAACGACATCTCCACCTGGACTTACGAGCTGGTCGCTGCCGATAGCGAGGGCATGAACGTCACCGATCGCTTGGACATCCACGTGCAACAGCACAAGCTGAGTCGCAGCGTTAATCACGAGTTCAGTATCTACCTGAGGATAGATAAACGCTCCGAGTTCCCTACGGACGTGGACTGGGAACTGAAG GTAATTCGAGGTATAGCAGAATTGTACGGCGACAGCGACACCAGACACATCACAGTTCGATCGGTGGACATCGATCGTGAGCGCGATCAGGCGATCTTCACTTGGACAAACGATAGCCTGCCGAGAAGCAGCGAGTGCCCCAAGGAATACATAAACGATCTCTTCGAT GCGCTGATCGACAAGAATGGCGACCCCAGTTCTTCCTTGATGGAGGTTCTCCTCCCGGAGATCAGAGTGAAACGCGTGGTCCGTCAAGGTATCGGGCAGTGCGAGGACATAAATCGGTCGGAGGTACAGAAAGTTTCCACTCAAGAGCCTAAGTCCAACTCCCCGCCGATACCGAGGAACCAAGTGGATCTTATCAACGCCACTGTTGGCCAGCTGCTCGTGTTCAAAGTGCCAGAA GACACCTTCTACGACGTTGAAGATGGTTCTGCCCGAAACATGCGAATGTTCCTCAAAACTATGAAACGCGAGCCTATCCCGCCACACGAGTGGTTGCAGTTCGACACCAAGAACCAAGAGTTTTACGGCGTGCCTATGGTTAGCGACATCGGGCGCAAGGAGTACCAACTGGAGACCTACGATAAGAACA ATGCATCTGCTACGGACAGCCTAGTCGTTGTAGTTCACGCTGCCCCACTGATGCATCACACGGTGGAGTTCTCGATGACCTTGGACATCCCCTATGAATCCTTCGCCCACTCGGCCCTCCAGAAGCGTAACTTCATCGAGAAGCTAAAGGAGCTCTACGAGGACAAGGATACAAGCGCGATCTCGTTGTACAGCATAACGAATGGCAGCACGGTGATCACGTGGCACAACAGAACCTTGCCCACGATATATTGCGCTCACGAGGAAGTGAGCAGATTGCGATCGGTGCTGGTGAAGAGCGACAACGACCGTCGATCCGTGACGGACAAGGTCCTGGACATCATGGGCCCGGAATTCGCCGTGTTACAGATCACGGTGATTCCAATGGGGATCTGTCTCGGTGAACTGACCAACGTTCATCAACCGGATAATTACGTTCCACCTGTGGACGATTCCACAGCCGTCGGGGCGTTCCACGACGATTATCTCATCACCTTCGTCCTGCCCGCTATAATCATAGCCGCGATGCTCATTCTGGCGGGCATAATCGCCTGCGTGCTGTACAGAAGGAGACGCAGCGGGAAGATGAGCGTCAGCGAGCAGGACGACGAGAGACAGAGTTTCCGTAGCAAGGGGATACCGGTCATCTTCCAGGACGAACTGGATGAAAAGCCGGATCCAG GTAACAAGTCACCCGTCATTCTGAAGGAGGAGAAACCACCCCTGCCACCCCCCGAATACCAGAAGGCCGAGGACGGGGCGGATGTCCCGATGTTGCCAAAGGAAAATTCCGAGGAGCCGTACCAGCCGCCGCCGCCGTTCGCCACGAACCGCGAGACCAATCGTCAGAATCGTCCCAAACCCACTCCCACGTACAGGAAACCACCCCCTTACGTGCCCCCCTAA
- the LOC143368543 gene encoding uncharacterized protein LOC143368543 isoform X2 produces the protein MKNPRILACTLLLLLPLVLGLTLQEDDLVFDDVGEDSTSTAATVISRRFDDRRTSWHEQQWPHDVTKQQVERLWGVPDVVVPVGHVLKLRIPRQAFTGPVDYYEVLDANGSQLQRWLYWDDAASTLMGVPSKKDVGSHHLSVKAIGKHGDAAKDLFIVQVVPEKHEELKHRDGKTHCNEGEDQTLLTILLDARFDNLSPSIRVNIIDNLAGFLGLHVSAFSLHPQTGNENSNADSSVILSGPGNARHREKKHITVVQWQVGCDGHLWRHQTDLVKRLRDQAKDGTLAEVMQLPVLLWRVKTESSSLLRSRREVGSGDYSNPEDYGGYGEEYDEYEDEENEEDGEDSQVQPTFMPDTNSPRGNIASEHPHRHHHGEESIDWNTEETEDVIPVLNRTTTDTSSVPTEQSSVTSTKQPNTLVPPTIAANTTDGTTTTNTLPPTFTMNTTTSPITSTTPVRPTSTTTTTTTTTTMVPTTTTTTTTTTTTTTAAPTTTSSTTEPPRFTTETVEYGARNFPPRQDRRLKKIPVTAGKPLSYVVPANTFSDLEDGDTRSLRLSLYLQGTPLKSTHWLQFNQHTQEVYGLPLENDISTWTYELVAADSEGMNVTDRLDIHVQQHKLSRSVNHEFSIYLRIDKRSEFPTDVDWELKVIRGIAELYGDSDTRHITVRSVDIDRERDQAIFTWTNDSLPRSSECPKEYINDLFDALIDKNGDPSSSLMEVLLPEIRVKRVVRQGIGQCEDINRSEVQKVSTQEPKSNSPPIPRNQVDLINATVGQLLVFKVPEDTFYDVEDGSARNMRMFLKTMKREPIPPHEWLQFDTKNQEFYGVPMVSDIGRKEYQLETYDKNNASATDSLVVVVHAAPLMHHTVEFSMTLDIPYESFAHSALQKRNFIEKLKELYEDKDTSAISLYSITNGSTVITWHNRTLPTIYCAHEEVSRLRSVLVKSDNDRRSVTDKVLDIMGPEFAVLQITVIPMGICLGELTNVHQPDNYVPPVDDSTAVGAFHDDYLITFVLPAIIIAAMLILAGIIACVLYRRRRSGKMSVSEQDDERQSFRSKGIPVIFQDELDEKPDPGNKSPVILKEEKPPLPPPEYQKAEDGADVPMLPKENSEEPYQPPPPFATNRETNRQNRPKPTPTYRKPPPYVPP, from the exons ATGAAGAATCCTCGCATCCTCGCGTGCaccctgctgctgctgctgcctcTGGTGCTGGGCCTGACCCTGCAGGAGGACGACCTGGTCTTCGACGATGTGGGCGAGGACAGCACCAGCACCGCAGCCACCGTGATCAGCCGCCGCTTCGACGACCGGAGGACCAGCTGGCACGAGCAACAATGGCCGCACGACGTGACCAAGCAGCAGGTCGAGAGGCTGTGGGGCGTACCCGACGTAGTCGTCCCCGTCGGCCACGTGCTCAAGCTCCGGATCCCACGGCAAGCGTTCACCGGGCCCGTGGATTACTACGAG gtGCTGGACGCGAACGGAAGCCAGCTGCAACGATGGCTGTACTGGGACGACGCAGCGTCTACCCTGATGGGTGTACCCTCGAAGAAGGACGTGGGTAGTCATCATCTGAGCGTGAAAGCCATCGGGAAGCACGGCGACGCAGCCAAGGATCTATTCATCGTGCAGGTCGTCCCGGAGAAGCACGAGGAACTGAAGCACAGGGATGGAAAG ACGCACTGCAACGAAGGCGAGGACCAGACGCTGCTGACCATACTGCTGGACGCGAGGTTCGACAACCTCTCGCCGTCCATCCGAGTCAATATCATCGACAATCTCGCTGGCTTCCTGGGACTGCACGTG AGCGCGTTCTCGTTGCACCCGCAAACCGGTAACGAGAACTCCAATGCGGACTCGTCGGTGATCCTCAGCGGACCTGGGAACGCGAGacaccgcgagaagaagcataTCACCGTGGTCCAGTGGCAG GTGGGCTGCGACGGCCACTTATGGAGGCATCAGACGGATCTGGTGAAACGGCTGCGAGACCAAGCGAAGGACGGCACTCTGGCCGAGGTGATGCAGCTTCCGGTTCTCCTCTGGCGCGTAAAGACAGAGTCGAGCTCCTTACTGAGGAGTCGGAGGGAAGTCGGCTCCGGGGACTACAGTAATCCGGAAGATTACGGTGGCTACGGCGAGGAGTacgacgagtacgaggacgaggagaacGAGGAGGATGGCGAGGACTCGCAAGTGCAGCCGACATTCATGCCGGATACGAACTCTCCTAGAGGTAACATCGCCTCGGAGCATCCTCACAGGCATCACCATGGGGAGGAATCTATCGATTGGAAC ACCGAGGAGACCGAGGACGTAATCCCAGTCCTGAACAGAACGACCACGGACACATCCTCCGTC CCAACAGAACAGTCGTCAGTGACGTCGACGAAACAGCCCAACACTCTAGTACCCCCCACAATAGCTGCGAACACCACGGACGGTACCACCACCACCAACACTCTGCCACCGACATTCACCATGAACACTACCACGTCACCCATCACATCGACGACACCGGTACGACCAACGTCGACCACCACAACTACCACTACCACCACTACCATGGTCCCAACCACCACCACTACtaccaccaccactaccaccacGACTACTGCCGCTCCGACAACGACCAGCTCTACCACCGAGCCACCCAGATTTACCACGGAAACTGTAGAGTACGGGGCTCGCAACTTCCCACCCAGGCAGGACAGGAGGCTGAAGAAGATACCTGTAACGGCTGGCAAGCCGTTGAGCTACGTCGTCCCGGCCAACACGTTCAGCGACCTAGAGGACGGGGACACCAGGAGTCTCAGGCTGAGCCTGTACCTGCAGGGCACTCCGCTCAAGAGTACCCACTGGCTGCAGTTCAATCAGCACACGCAAGAAGTTTACGGATT GCCACTGGAGAACGACATCTCCACCTGGACTTACGAGCTGGTCGCTGCCGATAGCGAGGGCATGAACGTCACCGATCGCTTGGACATCCACGTGCAACAGCACAAGCTGAGTCGCAGCGTTAATCACGAGTTCAGTATCTACCTGAGGATAGATAAACGCTCCGAGTTCCCTACGGACGTGGACTGGGAACTGAAG GTAATTCGAGGTATAGCAGAATTGTACGGCGACAGCGACACCAGACACATCACAGTTCGATCGGTGGACATCGATCGTGAGCGCGATCAGGCGATCTTCACTTGGACAAACGATAGCCTGCCGAGAAGCAGCGAGTGCCCCAAGGAATACATAAACGATCTCTTCGAT GCGCTGATCGACAAGAATGGCGACCCCAGTTCTTCCTTGATGGAGGTTCTCCTCCCGGAGATCAGAGTGAAACGCGTGGTCCGTCAAGGTATCGGGCAGTGCGAGGACATAAATCGGTCGGAGGTACAGAAAGTTTCCACTCAAGAGCCTAAGTCCAACTCCCCGCCGATACCGAGGAACCAAGTGGATCTTATCAACGCCACTGTTGGCCAGCTGCTCGTGTTCAAAGTGCCAGAA GACACCTTCTACGACGTTGAAGATGGTTCTGCCCGAAACATGCGAATGTTCCTCAAAACTATGAAACGCGAGCCTATCCCGCCACACGAGTGGTTGCAGTTCGACACCAAGAACCAAGAGTTTTACGGCGTGCCTATGGTTAGCGACATCGGGCGCAAGGAGTACCAACTGGAGACCTACGATAAGAACA ATGCATCTGCTACGGACAGCCTAGTCGTTGTAGTTCACGCTGCCCCACTGATGCATCACACGGTGGAGTTCTCGATGACCTTGGACATCCCCTATGAATCCTTCGCCCACTCGGCCCTCCAGAAGCGTAACTTCATCGAGAAGCTAAAGGAGCTCTACGAGGACAAGGATACAAGCGCGATCTCGTTGTACAGCATAACGAATGGCAGCACGGTGATCACGTGGCACAACAGAACCTTGCCCACGATATATTGCGCTCACGAGGAAGTGAGCAGATTGCGATCGGTGCTGGTGAAGAGCGACAACGACCGTCGATCCGTGACGGACAAGGTCCTGGACATCATGGGCCCGGAATTCGCCGTGTTACAGATCACGGTGATTCCAATGGGGATCTGTCTCGGTGAACTGACCAACGTTCATCAACCGGATAATTACGTTCCACCTGTGGACGATTCCACAGCCGTCGGGGCGTTCCACGACGATTATCTCATCACCTTCGTCCTGCCCGCTATAATCATAGCCGCGATGCTCATTCTGGCGGGCATAATCGCCTGCGTGCTGTACAGAAGGAGACGCAGCGGGAAGATGAGCGTCAGCGAGCAGGACGACGAGAGACAGAGTTTCCGTAGCAAGGGGATACCGGTCATCTTCCAGGACGAACTGGATGAAAAGCCGGATCCAG GTAACAAGTCACCCGTCATTCTGAAGGAGGAGAAACCACCCCTGCCACCCCCCGAATACCAGAAGGCCGAGGACGGGGCGGATGTCCCGATGTTGCCAAAGGAAAATTCCGAGGAGCCGTACCAGCCGCCGCCGCCGTTCGCCACGAACCGCGAGACCAATCGTCAGAATCGTCCCAAACCCACTCCCACGTACAGGAAACCACCCCCTTACGTGCCCCCCTAA